GACAATGGGAATCGATAAGCAAAGTGAGGATCCTGCCAATAGTGAAAAGGATGGCAAGGATAGCGGCCTACATGGTACAGGTCAAATCGCCGGATGCCAGCTCTCTGGAAAGCAGATTTTCAATATGGTGTTTGTGGGTGTCGGCATCGGAAACGATTTTAAGACCAACGCCGGGAGGACGACCACCGGAGGCGCCGACAGGGTTTATCCAAACCACTATGCCTCTGAGTTGATGTACCGTGGTTGCCCCGGGGAGTCGATAAGCCACTGTCATTTCCTGCCCCAGGAAATGGCTTTCGCTGGTGGAAACAAACAGCCCCGCCGGCTTAATAAAAGGCATGTAGGCACGATACAGCTGATGCAAGGTATCGAAGTTAACCACCAGATCTACCATAGGCTAGTTTTCTTTTATTCTCTGATATTCTGAAACAATCTTTTGACATAGTGCCAGATAATTGACGCTCGGCATAGTACTTAACATATGACAAACGCTCATAACTTCGCCAGCCAATCCTGCCAATCTTGATGCCAAAAGCGGATCCTCTTTTGCTGTTACAGCGAGGCCAGCCATCAATTCAACGTACAAAACCTTAAGAGCATCAGTTATTTGGTCTTCAGCAATTTCTTTCAAGCTAGCACACAGATGGCCCGTCGACAAACTGCTTCGCCAATCTTTTCGGATGTTTTCAAGTACGCTTATGTAATTGTTTTGCAAGTACTCTGCCAATTTGATGGGGCCGCCCACAACCGGCAAACACCAGAGTGCCTCAGTGCCAAGCCCCTGATGCGCCAACCAGGCGGCGATTTGACTTTGGTTAGGCGCCACAAACGCCAACTTTTGACAGCGACTCTGCAAGGTGGGGAGCAGGCGTGCAGGTGTATTACTGTGCAATAGGATCAGGGTGTTGGCACCGGGCTCTTCCAGGGTTTTCAACAGCGCATTGGCCGACGCGGTATTCATGCGCTCAGCCGCTTCAATGATGGCTACCCGCCTGCCACCTTGTTGGGCGGTGGTCGAAAGCCGGGCAATAAGTTCACGGATCTGGTCGATTTTAATTTGAGCCCCATCGGCTTTGATGGGGTAAAAATCCGGATGATTTCCCGCACTGAATAACTGACAACTTTTACATTGGCCGCAGAGTCCAGACACAACGGGAGAGGTGCAGAGTGCCGTTTGCGCAAGTTGATTAACCAGCATCGAAGCGCCCAGCCCTTCATCCACGCCCACCAACACCGCATGGGGCATGCGCCCTGAGGTTAACAAGGCCGTAAAATCGGCCAAAGGCTGAGAAAGCCAGGGAATGGCAGTCATAGGTCTCCTTGCCCTTTACAGGGCTATGCTTAAGCAGGCAAGAATGTCCTTGTGTACCTCGTTAAGTGGCTTGGAAGCATCAATTACCACTATGGATCTGTCATCCCTCGCCTGAGCAAGAAAAGTCGCGCGGGCGCGGTGAAAGAAGTCTATTTCCTGTTGTTCTATCCGGTCCAAAGCGCCGCGACGGGCGGCGCGCTCCAGTCCCAGCAAGGGATCTATATCGAGATAGAGTGTCAGATCCGGCTTAAAACCGCCCAGAGTGGCGTCACTGATGGTTTTGACCAACGACATCAACCCGCGACCGCCCCCCTGATAGGCGATGGAAGATAGATTGTGTCTGTCTCCCAGCACCCAGCGACCCGATGCCAACGAGGGTTTAATGACGTTCGCGACCAACTGTGCGCGGGCCGCGTAAAACAGCAAACATTCGGCTTCATCACAGAGAGGATCGCCAGGCTCGGCATTTTTCACCAGGTCGCGGATTTTTTCCGCCAGCGGTGTTCCGCCGGGTTCGCGGGTGCACACGGGCGCCATGCCGGTGTGCTTTTCGATAAAGTCATGCACCAGCGTGATGGCGCTGGACTTACCTGCGCCTTCAAGCCCCTCAATCACAATGAATTTACCGGGATTTTGCGTCATTTTTGCTTTCTCTGAAATTGGTTTACTGCGCGATTGTGTTCAGCGAGCGTGCGGGAGAACACGTGACTGCCATCGTTTCTGGACACAAAGTAAAGGTAATCTGATTGGGCCGGTTGTGCCGCTGCCATCAAGGCTTCACGCCCTGGCGCCGCAATCGGCGTAGGTGGCAGTCCCTGAATGCGATAGGTGTTAAAGGGCGTATCCTCACGCAGATCTTTTCGGGTGATATTGCCGTTAAAGCGCTCCCCCATGCCATAAATCACCGTGGGGTCTGTCTGCAGCCGCATTCCCTTTCGCAGCCGGTTGATAAACACGGCCGCAATTAATGGGCGCTCTTCGGCCTTGCCGGTCTCTTTCTCTATGATGGACGCGAGGATAAGCAGCTCATAGGCACTCGCCAGAGGTAGATCGGGTGCTCTGGCCTGCCAGGCCGCTGCCAGCTCTTGCTGCATCTTCAGGTAGCTCTGGGTAAGGAGCTTTTCCACGTCCTGATTGGCATGATAGCTATAAGTGTCGGGGAAAAATTTACCTTCGGGCAATCCGGAATCATCACCGTTCGCCTTGAGAACCTTAAGGAAAACATCCGCTTCCCAATTCAGTCTCGGGGCAGTTTCCAGCTTTGGCTGCCATTCCCGCAGCGTTTGGCCTTCGACCAGAGTGATTGCGAAGTCTTTCACTTTACCGCTGATAAGTTTATCCAGCAGTGATTTGACGGTGTCGCCCGGGGTAATTTCATACAACCCCTGACGAATCCCCGCCATGGCGGGATTTAATCGCAGATACCAATCGTAATGCCATGAGGGCTCAAGGAGTCCCTGTTCAACCAACTCTTTGCCCAATGCGCGGGCATTGGTTCCCCGATTGAGCTCCAGTTCCCTTGACTGTTCAAGCATCAGCGGCCTGTTGGCAAAGGTTTCAAGCTCTTTCATACCCCATAACGCCGTAACGGCGCCGAGTAAGGTCAGGGTCATAATCGCCCCGACTATCCCAATGAAAATTCTCTTCATAAATTCAATTCCAGTGCATCGCGAATGCTCTGGCTTTCAGCAAAAACCTGGTAATGAAAGGTATCGATACGCACCACGTCCACCAGCCCAAGCAGGCTGTTGCACATGATGACTGCCTG
This sequence is a window from Shewanella zhangzhouensis. Protein-coding genes within it:
- the holB gene encoding DNA polymerase III subunit delta' is translated as MTAIPWLSQPLADFTALLTSGRMPHAVLVGVDEGLGASMLVNQLAQTALCTSPVVSGLCGQCKSCQLFSAGNHPDFYPIKADGAQIKIDQIRELIARLSTTAQQGGRRVAIIEAAERMNTASANALLKTLEEPGANTLILLHSNTPARLLPTLQSRCQKLAFVAPNQSQIAAWLAHQGLGTEALWCLPVVGGPIKLAEYLQNNYISVLENIRKDWRSSLSTGHLCASLKEIAEDQITDALKVLYVELMAGLAVTAKEDPLLASRLAGLAGEVMSVCHMLSTMPSVNYLALCQKIVSEYQRIKEN
- a CDS encoding PilZ domain-containing protein, translated to MVDLVVNFDTLHQLYRAYMPFIKPAGLFVSTSESHFLGQEMTVAYRLPGATTVHQLRGIVVWINPVGASGGRPPGVGLKIVSDADTHKHHIENLLSRELASGDLTCTM
- the mltG gene encoding endolytic transglycosylase MltG; protein product: MKRIFIGIVGAIMTLTLLGAVTALWGMKELETFANRPLMLEQSRELELNRGTNARALGKELVEQGLLEPSWHYDWYLRLNPAMAGIRQGLYEITPGDTVKSLLDKLISGKVKDFAITLVEGQTLREWQPKLETAPRLNWEADVFLKVLKANGDDSGLPEGKFFPDTYSYHANQDVEKLLTQSYLKMQQELAAAWQARAPDLPLASAYELLILASIIEKETGKAEERPLIAAVFINRLRKGMRLQTDPTVIYGMGERFNGNITRKDLREDTPFNTYRIQGLPPTPIAAPGREALMAAAQPAQSDYLYFVSRNDGSHVFSRTLAEHNRAVNQFQRKQK
- the tmk gene encoding dTMP kinase; this encodes MTQNPGKFIVIEGLEGAGKSSAITLVHDFIEKHTGMAPVCTREPGGTPLAEKIRDLVKNAEPGDPLCDEAECLLFYAARAQLVANVIKPSLASGRWVLGDRHNLSSIAYQGGGRGLMSLVKTISDATLGGFKPDLTLYLDIDPLLGLERAARRGALDRIEQQEIDFFHRARATFLAQARDDRSIVVIDASKPLNEVHKDILACLSIAL